From the Oncorhynchus keta strain PuntledgeMale-10-30-2019 unplaced genomic scaffold, Oket_V2 Un_scaffold_2149_pilon_pilon, whole genome shotgun sequence genome, the window gctcttagttttagaaatattcaggaccagtttattactggccacccattcctaaacagactgcaactctttgttaagggtttcagtgacttcattagctgcgGTTTGTGATGCCTATATGGTTgaatcagcatacatggacacacacgcTGTGTTtcatgccagtggcaggtcatttgtaaaaatagaaatgagggcctagagagctgccctgcggtacaccacactttatatgtttgacattagaaacgcttccattaaagaaaaccatTTTAGTTATattagatagctctgaatccacaatatggcagaggttgaaaagccatagcaCTTCAGTTTTCTCAACAGGTTACGgttaatatcaaaggctgcactgaaatctaacaataaagctcccacaatcttcttatcaatttctttcagccaatcatcactcatttgtgtcattgcagtatgttgagtgcccttctctataagcatgctgaaagtatgttgttaatttgtttacagataaatagcattgtatttggtcaaacactattttttccaacagtttgctaataGCTGGCAGgaagctgataggtctgctgttagaaccagtaatggcagctttaccactcttgggtagtggaattactttggtttccctccaggcctgaggacaaagactttcctttaggctcagattaaaaatatgacagataggagtggctatagattcagccaccatcctcagtagctttccatctaagttgtcaatgtttgtcattattgatcttTAACAATAATTGTTCCActtctcccacactaactttatgTCATGAACCGGTTCAAAGCCcataacaaaagggagacaacgtggagataaggagtaacaaaacatatatttattaaatacagtaactaagtataatatacaatggtgtgtgtaatcagtaatcagtagtgtaagtgagtgttttgcatgcatgaatgtgatattGCAGGGTGTTGAAAGATGCCAAAGCAACCAATcaaaaaccaccaagaaacacaacaacatctataaaggtgtctgcatggagataGTCTcgtccatgaatggggaagtggtgtatttatcctgggacacacctggcccaggtgtttcccatgtagctgacgaacctcccaactccgcccaacTGGCATCCCAATAAGGaaacaacaagagagagagagaatacagcaGACAGAGTGGAAGGGTCGTCACACTTTAAAAAATTCAAACTTgcactgcttttctttcattattagtttatttttatttttatgcatGAATATAATTGCTTACTGTTTTGTCGAATAATCTTTAAAATAATTAGCAACATCAAATGGtcttgtgatgaataagccatccgATTCGATTAAAGATGGAGATACATTTTTCTTTCTGCCCATAATATAatttaaagtactccaaagtttttttccatcattctttatatcattgatcttggcttcataatgaagtttcttcttctttttgttgagtttagtcacatcatttcttaatttgcagtaagtaagccagtcagatgtgcagccagacttattagccactccttttgcctcatctctttcaaccatacagtttttcaattcctcaacaatccatggagccttaacagttctaacagtcagtttcttaacaggtgcatgtctatcaataattggaagaagcaatttcataaattgatcaagtgcagcgtctggatgctcctcattaatcacatcagaccaacaaataatTTGAACATCATctacataagagtcacagcaaaatcttttgtattatctcttatacactattttagaccCAGCTGATGGAACTTTGTCTTtgctggatatagccactatattgtgatcactgcatccaatgggtatggatgcagctttagaacaaagttatACAgtgttagtaaaaatgtgattgaggcatgtggatgatcttgttcctgtagtgtttgtaaacaccctggtaggttgattaataacctgaaccagattacaggcactggttacagtaagaagcttccgcccgacggaagtcactcctcagtaaaaggcacatgacagcccgtttggagtttgccaaaaggcaactaaaggactctgaccatgagaaacaatattctctggtctgatgaaatcaagatagaactatttggcctgaatgccaagtgtaacttctggaggaaacttggcaccatccccacggtaaagcgtggtggtggcagcaccatgctgtggggatgtctttcagtgccagggactgggagactagtcaggattgaggaaaatatgaacggagcaaaatacagagagatccttgatgaaaacctgctccagagagctaaGGAGAGCTTTTCCCAGGCTCTCttttctcatcctcctggttttgacccttgcctgtcctgactcagagcccacctgcctgacctgtctgcctgtccctgagccaGCCTGCCGATCTGTACCTCTACccccctctggattaccgacccatgcctgtccctgagcctgtctgccgacctttacctctgtccctctctggattaccgacccctgcctgtccctgagtctgcctgccgacctttacctctgtccctctctggattaccgacccctgcctgtccctgagccaGCCTGCCGACCTttacctctgtccctctctggattaccgacccctgcctgtccctgagccaGCCTGCCGACGtttacctctgtctctccctggatTACCAACCCCTGCCTGCATTGACCTGTCTTTGCCTGCCCTGTtgctacaataaacattgttactttgacagtctgcatctgggtcttaccttggtTCTGATAGTAGTGGATATTACATTGGAGATCTGATGTTGTTTCAAAGTAATGCATTCAACATAAGATGCATTCAACATGCATGCATTCAACATAAGATTTGTCTGTTGAAATTTGGTTAACATGATGGTGTAATCCTGTGGTTGgaatttcaccctcaaaacagTTCACGTCaattactttttgcaaatccaaaatattttccacatcacaataagttcacaaattacattgaaacaatgttgatttaaccagtttgtgcccagtgggtagttaaagtacagtgccttgcgaaagtattcggcccccttgaactttgcgaccttttgccacatttcaggcttcaaacataaagatataaaactgtatttatttgtgaagaatcaacaacaagtgggacacaatcatgaagtggaatgacatttattggatatttcaaacttttttaacaaatcaaaaactgaaaaattgggcgtgcaaaattattcagctcccttaagttaatactttgtagagccaccttttgctgcgattacagctgtaagtcgcttggggtatgtctctatgagttttgcacatcgagagactgaaattgtttcccattcctccttgcaaaacagctcgagctcagttaggttggatggagagcatttgtgaacagcagttttcagttctttccacagattctcgattggattcaggtctggactttgacttggccattctaacacctggatatgtttatttttgaaccattccattgtagattttgctttatgttttggatcattgtcttcttggaagacaaatctccgtcccagtctcaggtcttttgcagactccatcaggttttcttccagaatggtcctgtatttggctccatccatcttcccatcaattttaaccatcttccctgtccctgctgaagaaaagcaggcccaaaccatgatgctgccaccaccatgtttgacagtggggatggtgtgttcagggtgatggagctgtgttgcttttacgccaaacattacgttttgcattgttgccaaaaagttcaatttttgtttcatctgaccagagcaccttcttccacatgtttggtgtgtctcccaggtggcttgtggcaaactttaaatgacacttttatggatatctttaagaaatggctttcttcttgccactcttccataaaggccagatttgtgcaatatacgactgattgttgtcctatggacagagtctcccacctcagctgtagatctctgcagttcatccagagtgatcatgggcctcttggctgcatctctgatcagtcttctccttgtatgagctgaaagtttagagggacggccaggtcttggtagatttgcagtggtctgatactccttccatttcaatactatcgcttgcacagtgctccttggaaTGTTTAAACcatgggaaatatttttgtatccaaatccggctttaaacttcttcacaacagtgtgttccttgttcttcatgatgctctctgtgcttttaacggacctctgagactatcacagtgcaggtgcatttatacggagacttgattacacacaggtggattgtatttatcatcattagtcatttaggtcaacattggatcattcagagatcctcactgaacttctggagagagtttgctgcactgaaagtaaaggggctgaataattttgcacgcccaatttttcagtttttgatttgttaaaaaagtttgaaatatccaataaatgtcgttccacttcatgattgtgtcccacttgttgttgattcttcacaaaaaaatacagttttatatctttatgtttgaagcctgaaatgtggcaaaaggttgcaaagttcaagggggccgaatactttcgcaaggcactttAGTTTTAGCATAGGATCTAGAAAGGCTTTGCACCAGTTGTGTCAATACTGAACTAAGAAGTGACTGGTACTGTCTATTCTGTCTTACACTTATTGGCCAAatacaacagacagacacacttcagacacatgtgacaaacagagagagtgggaaagcCAGTGTTTATTCACAACAGTAAGACTTCTTATAAAATGACTTATTTGACGTATAGAGAAGCAAAATGACATAGAAAAGCATCCATCTCTGCTTCTCTTTCTGCTTGTCCTGTCCTCCTTCACTTCTTGGCAGAAGCCTTCTGGGTGTGGAGCTGGTAGATCTGTTCACAGGCGATGGAGAGGTCCACCACCAGAGAGACAAACTCCTCGAAGTTTACCATCCCATCACCATTCTGGTCCAGATTCTTCATGATCTTGTCTATGGCGGCTGGGTCCTTCTGGGactgagagggaaggagagatggaggagatgaagagaatgagtaagagagagagtgaaagagagatagatgggaggaggggagagagggggttagatTGACTTTGGATACTCTTTAATAAAGTGAAAGAGAAATCAGAACGAAAGGGAAAGAGGGTGAGAAAGTGTTGAGGGACAGTGAgataaaaacacagagagagagagagagagagagagagagcgagagagcgagagagagagagagagagagagaggggtgtcaGTGTTACCTTCAGGAAGCTGCCCAGTTCTGTCTGCATGAGTTCTTTCAGCTCCTTCTTGCTCAGTGTGTTACAGTCACCGTCCTTGTCGGCATAGCGATGGAACACCGTGATCAGGGACTGCAAGGATCTCTCCAATTGAGACGGCATGGCTGCAGAGAGCAGGATacactgaggaggggagagagggagcggggagatggtaggggagagagggaggagggagatgggaggggaggggagagagggaggaggggagatggtagGGGGGACAAGGCGGAAGGGGGTGTAAATTAAAGTGACAGATTAAGATtaagactaagattgaatcgtaaaacactggctctgacactcgccggatgtggcagggcttgcaaaccattacagactacaaagggaagcacagtgacatgagcctacctgATGAGCTAAACTGcttctatgcttgctttgaggcaaataacactgaaacatgcatgaaagcaccagctgttctggaagaccgtgtgatcacgctctccgcagccgatgtgagtaagacctttaaaaaggTCAACCTTCACAAGGCCGcaaggccagatggattaccaggacgtgtaccccgagcatgcgctgaccaactggcaagtgtcttcactgatattttcaacctctccctgtctgagtctataataccaacatgttttaagcagaccaccatagtccctgtacccaagaacactaaggtatcctgcctaaatgactaccgatccatagcactcacatctgtagccatgaagtgctttgaaaggctggtcatggctcacatcaacaacattatcccagaaaccccagacccactcc encodes:
- the LOC118364634 gene encoding protein S100-A1-like: MPSQLERSLQSLITVFHRYADKDGDCNTLSKKELKELMQTELGSFLKSQKDPAAIDKIMKNLDQNGDGMVNFEEFVSLVVDLSIACEQIYQLHTQKASAKK